The segment GCCATCATTCGCAGCCGAAGGCCGTTTACATTTCCCAGGTTTCTGAATTAGGAACTGTCTATACGATTGATGAAGTGAAGGCAATAGCCGACTTGTTGCATGCTCATGATATGTATCTTCACATGGACGGTGCCCGCTTGGCCAATGCGTGTGCTTACCTGAACTGCTCCATGAAAGAAGTAACAGTCGATGCCGGAGTAGATATTCTGAGCTTCGGCGGAACGAAGAACGGTATGATGATGGGTGAGGCAGTGATTTCATTCCACCCGGAACTGACCGAGACTCTTCCGTTTATCCGTAAGCAATCGGCTCAGCTGGCTTCTAAATTGCGGTATATGTCGGCTCAGTTTATCCCTTATCTGGAGAATAACTTATGGCTGGAGAATGCCCGCCATGCGAATGCTTGTGCCAAACGTCTGGCTGATGTCCTGGCCGAGTTCCCTCAGATTCGGATGACACAGAAGGTTGAATCCAACCAGCTGTTCTTCATTATTCCGGACGAGCCGCTGAAGAAATTGCAGGAGAAATACTTCTTCTATATGTGGAACGAAGAGAAGAACGAAGCACGCTTTGTCACTTCCTGGGATACGACGGAAGAAGATATTCTGGATATGGAGAAATCGTTGCGTGAGGTCTTGAAATAAAACCGACGATGCTGAAGGATTCGCGATATGGAATCTGGTGCCTGTTGTTGGGCATTGCCGCCTGTCTGTTCTCGTGCCGTCCTTCCGTGAAAGAAACCTGTCTGAT is part of the Parabacteroides sp. AD58 genome and harbors:
- a CDS encoding threonine aldolase family protein; amino-acid sequence: MRSFASDNNSGVHPLIMDAVIKANDNHAVGYGDDPWTAQATAKIKEVFGETASPFFLFNGTGANSVALQAVTRSYHSILCAETAHINVDECGAPGRMSGCALVTIPTPDGKLTPELIKPHLHNFGVCHHSQPKAVYISQVSELGTVYTIDEVKAIADLLHAHDMYLHMDGARLANACAYLNCSMKEVTVDAGVDILSFGGTKNGMMMGEAVISFHPELTETLPFIRKQSAQLASKLRYMSAQFIPYLENNLWLENARHANACAKRLADVLAEFPQIRMTQKVESNQLFFIIPDEPLKKLQEKYFFYMWNEEKNEARFVTSWDTTEEDILDMEKSLREVLK